GGTGTTATCTGCTGATCACCCTCTGCACGTGTAATGGATAACTGCCCGCCATCCTCTTCTACCCAATCAGCATTCAGGTACATGATCATAGAGAATTGCCGGCTTTCATTATTGTGGAACTGATCCAGGTGTTTTTTGTAAAAGCTGCCTTCTTCGTATAAAGTGTAGTGAAATTCATATCCTGTGATACCTGTATAACATTCACTGTTGAGATACAATATAAAAGCATCCATCAGATCGAAGAATTCATTTTCGTAGGGGTTATTATGTTTCCTGTCCAGCCAGTAGATCACATCACTTCGTACTAATTTATCTTTTAGCACCAGCTCTTTGTTGCCGGTTCCGGCAGCAAGCATGTTATTTTCTTTGTATAGGGTATTCAAATTTTCTTTCAGGTGACCCGCCAGCCGGTCGCTCAAAAAATGTTCTGCTATGCCTACTTTACTTTCTATAAAACTATTGATGAGTGTATCAAAGATCTGTTGCAATAAGGGTGGATTATCTGCTAAAGGTAGTTTTATTTATTCAACTGTTGTACCTGCATCCTGTATTCTGCAGGCAGCAGCATATTCCGCAGCAGATCCTGCATATTAAATGTTCCGCTCAATTTATACAGGTAAAGCACCGGCAATAATAATTCCCCGTTATCCAGGGAAAGCAGGCCTTTTACTGTTTCCGGCACCAGCAATGCCTGTACCTGTTTTAACAATCTGTATCGTATTTCACCTAAATGTTCACGGTATTTTTCGAACAGGTCTTTTGTAAGGTCACTGAACCGGAGATCCTGCTTCAGGTGTGTCTCCCGCATTAGTTCCCATTCACTGTAGCTGGCCGGCAGGTCTTTCAGTTCCATGCGCACACCCACCTCATAAAAAGTATTAAAAACTTCCGTCCTTTCATTCAGGCTCAGCTTGCGTTCCAGCAATTCATAAGCACGAATGGAATAATCGATGAGCATGAATAATACATCCCTGTATGCCCAATCGGGTATTTTCATATCACGGGAAGTTTCCACCTGCCGGTGAATGGCAGTGATCTGATCTATGGCAGTAAAGGCATTTTCTTTTGTTGCAAAAACAATACGTTGTGCATAAGTAACTGTAGAGAACAATCTTTTCAATGGGTCGGCCGGTAACTTACCGGTAAAGTAAAGCCAGTCCACTGCCTTGTTCAGGGCAAACTCCGCAGCAGATCCTGCAAAAACAAAGAGTATAGTATCTGCCTTTCCCCAGATCTCCCTTACAATACTATCTTCTTTTACGAATTGCTCCATTATTGGATTCACTTTGCACTACAAAGTAACCATAAAAAACAATATCAGGCAAATATTTATCTGGTGGCAGGAGGTGTTCTTCTTTCATTCACCATAATCTGTACCAGCACGGCAATCAGCAGAAAATTGTATTCTACGCCGTTCCTGCCCCCTCCTACCACAAACCAACCTTCCCTGAAATGCACCATGATGATGCCCATAATTAAAATAGCAATAGTGGTAAGGCAGGCCAGGAGTATCTGTTTGTTCAGGAGTAGTAACACAGCGCATACAACATGCGATAACTTTATTGCCCATGCGAGTGCCAGTCCGAACGGGGCAAAACCGATCTCGTTCAGATACAGGTTTCCAAAGGCATTGATGCCTCCGTCAAACATTCCGGGGATGCTATGTGTAAAAAGGATAATAGCCACGCTGATACGTAACCATAAAGTGAGGGAGCTGAACATACGATATTGCATTTATTGGGATAATTATACAACTGTACGCAGCTAAAGATAGTTTTAATTAATGAACCACCAGCGCAAACCTACCCGAAGGGAGAAATCGTTACTCGGATACTGCGGTGCAAAGAAATTCTGATCCCATAAGAAAGTGTTCAGGTTCTCTGCCCGTACATATGCAGTGAAGGATTTGATCCTGAAATGCACGAAGCCTGCCAGATCGGGATATACTTCCCGTTTGATGGCGGTCTGGTAAACGAACTGGCCGAACATGGGAGAATAATCATCCGTGTAATAAGGTGTGTTATACTTCCCTTCAATACCAGTGAAGAGGTTCAGGTTCTTGAAGAGGCGGGCATTGTAACCTGCCCTTACACGGCCCCAGAAAGTTGGGAGCTGAATGGGCGCATTACCTGCCAGTTGCTGGAAAGCCAGGTCTGCCAGGAAAGAGAAGCTGCGCACATCAAAACGTTTCTGTCCAACGATCTGCAAAAGATTGAACAATCCGGTGAACTGCTCACTCTCTGAATAACTTTTAAAATAGGTGTATTTATTAAAGAGATAATAACTACCCACTATGCTATACTTCAGCTTCGGGTTATCTGAACGTACCTGTAACAGCGTGGTATTTTCTTTCTGTATGTTAGGGTTCCTGTACACCTTGTTGTGTTCGGGATCGGTAGCAAAGTAACGGTACACATATGAAGGCTCCCTGTTCACATTTAAGCCCATCAGGGTAATGTTGCCTAATGTGCTGTTGAGGTAACGGCGCAGGCTGGCGCTCACACTGTAATCTCCGGCATTTTCACCCAGCAGGTAAAACTCACCTTTGGCAGAGAGGTCCCATTTCTGGTTCTTTGTTTTATTCCGGTATTCCCCATGGATGCGGAGGTTCTGGAACGTGATACCGGTATTATCAATAAACTCACCTATGATATTATCAAACCCTCCACCTATTTTAATGAAGTGGGCCATATTACCGCGTATCGGGAACTGGATGAAGGAAAGATCATTACTGAGGATGCGCCATTGATGACGTGTTAATATGGTATCTGTAAAACCGGTGGTGGCAGGCGGAGGAAATACAAAACCGTAGTTCTTCTTGTAGAAAGTAGTATCTACATTCCTGTCTATATATTCATAGGTGTTCTGTGTATACGTGAAAGTATGTTCTACACGGAAAACAGGATCGAACTTGTATACATCCGTGGTATCGTTCACGTGAATGGTGTCTCCCTTGCCCCAGTCGTACTGATGCCGGAACAGGAAACTGGCTTCCTGGTAAGCATTCTTTACGGGGATGTTTGTATTAAATATTGTACTTGATGCAGGATTGCTGCCACCCAGGTTGGTGGGGATCAGCCGGAGCTGTGTATTTTCAGGATCTTTCAGTTCTGCGATATTTGTGATCCCGCCGTTCTCACCACCATTTATCTTATTCAGATAATAGCTCATCAGGATGTGATACCGTTTATTCTGGCTATTATAATTTGCAGTTACTTTATAATTATCGTGGTTGGTGCTTTGGTTCCTGTAATACCCCTGGGAATTTATTTTGCGGTACGCAAAGGAGAAATTGAATTTCTCTCCGCGGTTCTGGGTATGCATGAGGTTGATCATTTGTTCCTGCTTGCTGCCGATAAGGTATCCCAGTTCTGAATAAGGTCTGTTAGTATTATAGAAACGGGCATTCTGGTGATTGAAGCCGTATACATCAAATGCATGAAAACCGGGATCAAAGCCGGGCACCATTCTTGGGCTGAAGATCTGGTTGCGGGCTGCGCTTCCGTTATTGCCCAGGGTGGTATAATTAGCCGGAACGTTGAGGTAGTTCAGGTTGAAATCGGTGATAGAGGAATCCAGCATGAAATCGGTAGGCTCATCCAGGTAGCGGAACCTGAGGGTAAGGGTATCCGGTTCATGATCATGTTTGGTGGTATCCCTTTGCATACGGGAATTGCCACCGCCAGCGCCAGTAGGAATACGGCCGGTGTTGATCTGAGCCCGCAGGGCGGTGCCGGAACAAACCAGCAAAAGTAAAATAATGGTGAACTGCCTCATTCTGATGATTCGTATATGGCCCGCAATTCTCTACAATTGTTGAACCAATTCCCTGAAAATATATGTTAAATGTGGTTCTGCTGCTTTGGCGGCTGCCAGTACCTCTTCATGTGTGATCACATTGTCTTCCTCCCGTATGCCCAGGTCCGTGATCACGCTCATGGCAAAAACCTTTAATCCGCTGTGGATGGCCACAATCACTTCCGGTACGGTACTCATTCCAACGGCATCGCCTCCTATGATATGCATGAACTTATATTCGGCGCGGGTTTCAAAAGTAGGTCCC
This DNA window, taken from Chitinophaga niabensis, encodes the following:
- a CDS encoding 2OG-Fe(II) oxygenase, coding for MQQIFDTLINSFIESKVGIAEHFLSDRLAGHLKENLNTLYKENNMLAAGTGNKELVLKDKLVRSDVIYWLDRKHNNPYENEFFDLMDAFILYLNSECYTGITGYEFHYTLYEEGSFYKKHLDQFHNNESRQFSMIMYLNADWVEEDGGQLSITRAEGDQQITPVNGKTVFFRSNEMEHEVLVTNKPRLSITGWLKRDR
- a CDS encoding putative porin encodes the protein MRQFTIILLLLVCSGTALRAQINTGRIPTGAGGGNSRMQRDTTKHDHEPDTLTLRFRYLDEPTDFMLDSSITDFNLNYLNVPANYTTLGNNGSAARNQIFSPRMVPGFDPGFHAFDVYGFNHQNARFYNTNRPYSELGYLIGSKQEQMINLMHTQNRGEKFNFSFAYRKINSQGYYRNQSTNHDNYKVTANYNSQNKRYHILMSYYLNKINGGENGGITNIAELKDPENTQLRLIPTNLGGSNPASSTIFNTNIPVKNAYQEASFLFRHQYDWGKGDTIHVNDTTDVYKFDPVFRVEHTFTYTQNTYEYIDRNVDTTFYKKNYGFVFPPPATTGFTDTILTRHQWRILSNDLSFIQFPIRGNMAHFIKIGGGFDNIIGEFIDNTGITFQNLRIHGEYRNKTKNQKWDLSAKGEFYLLGENAGDYSVSASLRRYLNSTLGNITLMGLNVNREPSYVYRYFATDPEHNKVYRNPNIQKENTTLLQVRSDNPKLKYSIVGSYYLFNKYTYFKSYSESEQFTGLFNLLQIVGQKRFDVRSFSFLADLAFQQLAGNAPIQLPTFWGRVRAGYNARLFKNLNLFTGIEGKYNTPYYTDDYSPMFGQFVYQTAIKREVYPDLAGFVHFRIKSFTAYVRAENLNTFLWDQNFFAPQYPSNDFSLRVGLRWWFIN
- a CDS encoding oxygenase MpaB family protein — encoded protein: MEQFVKEDSIVREIWGKADTILFVFAGSAAEFALNKAVDWLYFTGKLPADPLKRLFSTVTYAQRIVFATKENAFTAIDQITAIHRQVETSRDMKIPDWAYRDVLFMLIDYSIRAYELLERKLSLNERTEVFNTFYEVGVRMELKDLPASYSEWELMRETHLKQDLRFSDLTKDLFEKYREHLGEIRYRLLKQVQALLVPETVKGLLSLDNGELLLPVLYLYKLSGTFNMQDLLRNMLLPAEYRMQVQQLNK